In uncultured Methanobacterium sp., a genomic segment contains:
- a CDS encoding MIP/aquaporin family protein produces the protein MFSLMKRSVAELIGTFILVFFGTGAAIITLMISSGQTPPNSFNIGIGVLGGLGDWLAIGLAFGLAITACIYAFGKISGCHINPAVTLALWSVKKFPSRDVGPYILAQLIGATLASFALAYIIGMSAVTTGGLGATAPFQGIGYIQAIVAEAIGTFLLMLTIMGVAVDREAPPGFAGLIIGLTVAGVITTLGNITGASLNPARTFGPYLGDLVMGGSNLWTYFPIYIIGPIVGAILAAFVYSYLSEETV, from the coding sequence ATGTTCTCATTGATGAAACGTTCGGTTGCGGAACTTATTGGAACATTTATCCTAGTTTTTTTTGGTACAGGAGCAGCAATTATAACCCTGATGATAAGTTCAGGTCAAACACCTCCCAACTCCTTTAATATTGGTATAGGGGTATTGGGAGGCCTTGGTGATTGGTTAGCTATTGGTTTGGCTTTTGGACTGGCTATAACTGCGTGTATATATGCATTTGGGAAGATATCAGGTTGTCATATTAATCCAGCAGTGACTCTGGCACTGTGGTCTGTGAAAAAATTCCCCTCACGTGATGTTGGTCCCTACATACTTGCTCAACTTATCGGAGCAACACTGGCCAGTTTTGCCCTGGCTTACATCATTGGAATGAGCGCAGTAACCACAGGGGGATTGGGTGCTACTGCGCCATTTCAGGGCATTGGTTACATCCAGGCCATTGTGGCAGAAGCCATTGGAACATTCCTCCTTATGCTAACCATAATGGGAGTTGCAGTGGACAGGGAAGCTCCTCCAGGATTTGCAGGATTGATAATTGGGTTAACTGTTGCTGGTGTGATAACAACTTTAGGAAACATCACAGGAGCATCTTTGAATCCTGCCAGGACATTTGGACCATATTTGGGTGATCTGGTTATGGGAGGTTCTAACCTCTGGACATACTTCCCTATATATATTATAGGTCCAATAGTGGGAGCTATTTTAGCTGCATTTGTTTACAGCTATCTTTCAGAGGAGACAGTATAA
- a CDS encoding DUF2180 family protein, translating into MKCYICAEEGKSTDAVAICIVCGMGLCMDHAIRQENEVWTGGYPFPAEKLKETLPRILCKYCNLALKKGNPKGG; encoded by the coding sequence ATGAAATGTTATATCTGTGCAGAGGAAGGCAAATCTACTGATGCAGTTGCCATCTGCATAGTATGTGGTATGGGATTATGCATGGATCACGCCATCCGACAGGAAAATGAGGTATGGACTGGGGGATATCCTTTCCCTGCAGAAAAACTCAAAGAAACCCTGCCCAGGATACTGTGTAAATACTGCAATTTAGCCTTAAAAAAAGGTAATCCTAAAGGAGGATAA
- a CDS encoding DUF2193 domain-containing protein: MVELYEKMVQEAMMAQKADVKTIKNKRGTKFHIKDTKAYLDVVQKMEATAEQSESVINLHVNSVKAHYDILNSLTDTIRPEDDPFVEHYQTPVVLEILRDEDPEFETSLNKFIDAIKKSEALIGKEVVRRYGGFYGPTCVVDFALMPGSTSNTINRIVKTVDIPLKHKQAILSAKSWGMNTSYGVGEVFANEIEGGTTVAQAVEKEIAEIQHIYQNPVEAQAELMDNAGHTSFDVRKYMAQYREKMEDTVIAAMNDDVHYGNILTVPAYCVGDISHHIAQSTFNMCKDDVTMAIIEATTNVMDATLKQALPDFKSEYEVLSLATGSSACAVEYILELDGFNAPTVVDLLTKRFHNYVQLYPTRGAAAELHNSDFMDMIYRGWGHLDQARKSRNGSAGALIPKVAGFKVDLEPVHQNEVIMNPQRYTYPACAITVRFSSLMRLADYPCLLTSEPVTATLMTNIIALHKESPASPARTCKNCASASLVDFRHNHCQWKEAV, encoded by the coding sequence ATGGTTGAACTCTATGAAAAAATGGTTCAAGAAGCAATGATGGCTCAAAAAGCCGATGTAAAAACTATTAAAAATAAGAGAGGAACTAAATTTCACATTAAAGATACCAAAGCCTATCTTGATGTGGTTCAAAAAATGGAAGCAACTGCTGAACAATCTGAATCAGTAATCAACCTCCATGTAAATTCTGTTAAGGCACATTACGATATTTTGAACAGTTTAACAGATACCATAAGGCCAGAAGACGATCCTTTCGTTGAACACTATCAAACTCCAGTGGTACTGGAAATACTTCGCGATGAAGACCCGGAGTTTGAAACAAGTCTAAATAAATTCATAGATGCCATAAAAAAATCAGAAGCCTTAATTGGTAAAGAAGTTGTCCGCAGGTACGGTGGATTCTACGGACCAACCTGTGTGGTTGATTTTGCTCTTATGCCGGGCAGTACCAGTAACACCATAAACCGAATTGTTAAAACCGTGGATATACCTTTAAAGCATAAACAGGCAATATTATCTGCTAAATCATGGGGTATGAACACTTCCTATGGTGTTGGTGAAGTTTTCGCCAATGAAATAGAAGGTGGAACAACAGTAGCCCAGGCAGTGGAGAAAGAAATAGCAGAGATCCAACATATTTACCAGAACCCTGTGGAAGCTCAGGCTGAACTTATGGATAATGCGGGACACACATCATTTGATGTTCGAAAGTACATGGCACAATACAGAGAAAAAATGGAAGATACTGTAATAGCAGCTATGAATGATGATGTGCATTATGGTAACATCCTGACAGTTCCCGCATATTGTGTGGGTGACATATCTCACCACATTGCACAATCAACCTTCAACATGTGTAAAGATGATGTGACCATGGCCATAATTGAAGCCACCACCAATGTGATGGATGCCACACTAAAACAGGCCCTTCCAGACTTCAAAAGTGAATATGAAGTACTTTCCCTGGCAACAGGATCATCAGCCTGTGCAGTGGAGTACATACTGGAACTGGACGGTTTCAATGCCCCTACTGTGGTGGATCTGTTGACTAAAAGGTTCCACAACTACGTGCAACTTTATCCCACAAGGGGAGCAGCTGCAGAACTGCATAACAGTGACTTCATGGACATGATTTACCGTGGATGGGGACATCTGGACCAGGCCCGAAAGTCCCGTAATGGTTCTGCAGGTGCACTGATACCTAAAGTAGCTGGATTCAAGGTAGACCTGGAACCAGTCCACCAGAACGAAGTGATTATGAATCCACAGCGTTACACCTACCCTGCCTGTGCCATAACCGTCAGGTTCTCCTCATTAATGAGACTGGCTGATTACCCCTGCCTCTTAACCAGTGAACCGGTAACTGCCACCTTAATGACCAACATCATAGCCCTGCACAAGGAAAGCCCAGCTTCCCCTGCAAGAACCTGTAAAAACTGCGCATCAGCATCACTGGTTGATTTCAGGCACAACCACTGCCAGTGGAAAGAAGCAGTATAA
- the pdxT gene encoding pyridoxal 5'-phosphate synthase glutaminase subunit PdxT yields MMKIGILDLQGDVSEHQVMTEKAVSKMNIKADVLKVKTASEVAECDGLVISGGESTVIGRLIKENSIDTAIKENHIPVMGTCAGMVLLGQQTDYEQPLLGLIPMKVKRNGFGRQKLSFEAELKLETFDDPYPGVFIRAPYALDVKDEAVVLGQIHDKIIAVACESHIATAFHPELTGDTRIHEYFIKEVLNCVE; encoded by the coding sequence ATGATGAAAATAGGTATTTTAGACTTGCAAGGAGATGTTTCCGAACACCAGGTAATGACCGAAAAAGCTGTAAGCAAAATGAACATAAAAGCAGATGTTTTGAAGGTTAAAACAGCTTCAGAAGTAGCAGAATGTGATGGACTGGTTATTTCTGGAGGGGAAAGCACTGTAATCGGGAGACTTATAAAAGAAAACAGCATTGATACAGCCATTAAGGAAAATCATATACCAGTAATGGGTACCTGTGCAGGTATGGTGCTGTTAGGTCAACAAACCGATTATGAACAACCTTTGCTTGGTTTAATACCTATGAAAGTTAAGAGAAACGGTTTCGGACGACAAAAACTGTCATTTGAAGCTGAATTAAAACTTGAAACCTTTGATGATCCATATCCTGGAGTTTTCATCAGAGCACCTTATGCCCTAGATGTAAAAGATGAAGCAGTTGTACTGGGGCAGATTCATGATAAAATCATTGCCGTGGCTTGTGAAAGTCATATAGCCACTGCATTTCACCCAGAACTTACTGGTGATACTCGAATTCACGAATATTTCATAAAGGAGGTATTAAATTGTGTGGAATAG
- a CDS encoding glutamine amidotransferase family protein, with translation MCGIAGVVFKDKNLHPVGKFMTRMLDALQHRGPDSAGFALYGGLGLREHEYLLNIEVKEKPGLLDEVKTTVNAAFPIESEEIIPSVENYIIYRCKVNLESFSQLKPLIMDVDKIDNVIVLNGAHSFEMIKDVGLVKDIAARYNTEDKMGTHAIGHTRFSTESIVDRYHAHPFQSYIIPDITVVHNGQITNYWKIRDPLERKGHIFETNNDTECIVHYIADKLSQDYSLEEALEQSVKDMDGPFSYIVGTPNGVGIAKDQLGLRPGVMAENDEVFAIASEEVALREVMDTSNIEQISPGETRAYTI, from the coding sequence TTGTGTGGAATAGCAGGAGTGGTATTTAAAGATAAAAACCTTCACCCGGTGGGTAAATTCATGACCCGCATGCTTGACGCTCTACAGCACAGAGGTCCTGATTCAGCAGGATTCGCACTGTATGGTGGTCTAGGACTGCGAGAACACGAATATTTATTAAACATTGAAGTGAAAGAAAAACCCGGACTCTTAGATGAAGTTAAGACCACGGTCAACGCAGCTTTCCCAATTGAAAGCGAAGAAATCATCCCTTCAGTTGAAAATTACATCATATACCGATGTAAAGTAAATTTAGAATCATTTTCACAGTTAAAACCATTAATAATGGATGTGGATAAAATTGACAATGTGATTGTCTTAAATGGAGCACATTCCTTTGAGATGATCAAAGACGTGGGACTGGTCAAGGATATAGCTGCCCGTTACAACACCGAGGATAAAATGGGCACCCACGCCATTGGCCACACCAGGTTCTCCACCGAAAGTATTGTGGACCGGTACCACGCTCACCCTTTCCAGAGTTACATCATCCCTGACATCACAGTGGTTCACAATGGTCAAATAACCAACTACTGGAAGATAAGGGATCCATTAGAACGTAAAGGCCACATCTTCGAGACCAACAACGATACCGAATGTATCGTACACTACATAGCCGATAAATTATCCCAGGATTACAGCCTGGAAGAAGCACTGGAACAGTCTGTGAAGGACATGGATGGTCCATTCTCATATATTGTAGGTACACCCAACGGAGTGGGAATTGCCAAGGACCAGTTGGGCCTCAGACCGGGTGTTATGGCAGAAAACGATGAAGTCTTTGCCATTGCCTCAGAAGAAGTGGCTCTAAGGGAAGTTATGGATACTTCAAATATTGAACAGATATCACCAGGGGAGACTCGTGCTTACACCATCTAG
- a CDS encoding tributyrin esterase gives MQEFKINAQQKTARELNRTIKQAAPENDRILIENPNAMHYMAAGLTEPVEVVIDGSAGYFAGTMIHGAKVHINGNAGWFPADNMTEGEVIIDGSAGDGVGQGIYGGTVVVRKSVGARTGEIMKNGTIIIGGNSGFMSGLFMMGGRIIVLGDISDDAGESIIRGTIYVAGNIQSLGKNAKVEELEAEEREELRELLEGYDFHLEEEKYQNFRKIVPRSARPFYGQESEEGK, from the coding sequence ATGCAGGAATTCAAAATAAACGCTCAACAAAAAACAGCCCGGGAACTTAATCGGACCATTAAACAGGCAGCCCCTGAAAATGATCGTATCCTAATTGAAAATCCCAACGCAATGCATTACATGGCAGCCGGATTAACAGAACCAGTAGAGGTGGTTATTGACGGGTCAGCCGGTTATTTCGCAGGTACAATGATCCACGGAGCCAAGGTGCACATCAATGGAAACGCAGGTTGGTTCCCGGCAGATAACATGACTGAGGGAGAAGTTATCATCGATGGTTCCGCTGGAGACGGTGTGGGCCAGGGAATCTACGGGGGAACAGTTGTAGTACGTAAAAGTGTAGGCGCCCGTACCGGGGAAATCATGAAAAACGGAACCATCATCATTGGTGGGAACTCTGGATTTATGAGTGGTCTATTCATGATGGGTGGCCGTATAATCGTCCTGGGAGATATCTCTGACGATGCAGGTGAATCCATAATCAGAGGAACCATCTATGTGGCGGGTAACATCCAGAGTCTGGGTAAAAACGCCAAGGTAGAAGAACTTGAAGCAGAAGAAAGGGAAGAATTAAGGGAACTTCTGGAAGGATACGATTTCCACCTGGAAGAAGAAAAATACCAAAATTTCCGTAAAATAGTGCCACGTAGTGCCCGGCCATTCTATGGTCAGGAATCAGAGGAGGGAAAATAA
- a CDS encoding Coenzyme F420 hydrogenase/dehydrogenase, beta subunit C-terminal domain translates to MTDNNQKSVTLVGTPCHIIASEKMEHYSDILGDSPVDFKLGLFCMENFSHSYLKEFLKQNNIEMDDIDQFRVEKGHLWAYLKNGDVFKSPLSQAKVCMRKNCQVCMDYTSELADLSVGSVGSAPGWSTVIARTEKGLKALNKAEAEGYIKTKAIEESGLVLLEKLANKKKTENREEIKKRESVARPVLYRRYINDEEFTEEVSSCQFKDLKSDVVDVGSCVLCGACYYVCPENIVSIEDRKPQLKGTCPPECNLCYVACPRTYLSQEVLSRDLDQKALGNYIKIVSARADGVDGQDGGVATALLNYILDENITDEVIVVDKMDDNPWKPEAIITSKTEEVTKAAGTKYSAAPVFKVLKSNHKMNPNKDSKKEVS, encoded by the coding sequence ATGACCGATAACAACCAGAAGAGTGTTACTCTAGTGGGAACTCCCTGCCATATCATTGCCTCCGAAAAGATGGAACACTACTCAGATATTCTGGGAGATTCTCCAGTAGATTTCAAGTTAGGACTCTTTTGCATGGAAAACTTCTCCCACAGTTACCTAAAAGAGTTCCTGAAGCAAAATAACATTGAAATGGATGATATTGACCAGTTCAGAGTGGAGAAAGGACACCTCTGGGCTTACCTTAAAAATGGGGATGTGTTTAAATCTCCATTATCCCAGGCCAAAGTCTGCATGAGGAAAAACTGCCAGGTATGTATGGATTACACCTCAGAACTGGCTGACCTATCGGTGGGATCCGTGGGTTCGGCTCCAGGATGGTCCACCGTCATTGCCAGAACAGAAAAAGGACTTAAAGCTTTGAATAAAGCTGAAGCTGAAGGTTATATTAAAACCAAAGCCATTGAAGAGTCAGGACTCGTACTGCTGGAGAAGTTAGCCAATAAGAAGAAAACTGAAAACAGGGAAGAGATAAAAAAGAGGGAATCTGTGGCCAGACCAGTGCTCTACCGGAGGTATATCAATGATGAAGAGTTCACAGAAGAAGTTTCATCCTGCCAGTTTAAGGACTTAAAGTCAGATGTGGTTGATGTGGGTAGCTGTGTGCTCTGCGGGGCCTGTTATTACGTGTGTCCGGAGAACATAGTATCCATTGAAGATCGTAAACCTCAGTTGAAGGGAACCTGTCCACCAGAATGTAATTTATGTTACGTGGCCTGTCCCCGTACTTATCTATCCCAGGAAGTCCTTAGCCGTGACCTGGACCAGAAAGCTCTGGGAAATTACATTAAGATTGTATCTGCCCGTGCAGATGGTGTGGATGGTCAGGATGGAGGAGTGGCTACTGCCCTCTTAAATTACATTTTAGATGAAAATATAACTGATGAAGTAATTGTTGTGGATAAAATGGATGATAATCCATGGAAACCAGAAGCAATCATAACATCAAAAACTGAAGAGGTTACAAAAGCTGCCGGCACCAAATACTCTGCTGCCCCAGTTTTCAAAGTACTTAAAAGTAACCATAAAATGAATCCCAATAAAGATTCTAAAAAGGAGGTGTCATAG
- a CDS encoding glutamate synthase-related protein has protein sequence MPFKIERNQELCKRNFDRPGCCWYLCDNRDENLCQNCYSCYNNCPHDVYEIVNDEPFPLHHENCVGCRICEEMCPNQAIEVNAVQEDRRNVWSLTDLVEINRKSTEGSYKVRGCGATRVIPTFDDLVIVPAQVSRPPIDKYREPCNTRVVLGSRYAENPLVIDTPIMIAAMSFGALSKEAKIALAMGSTLAGTATNTGEGGMLPEERKYAKKLIAQYASGRFGVSADYLNNSDAVEIKIGQGAKSGMGGHLLGEKVTAEVSKIRMIPEGTDALSPARHMDIVGPEDLSMKISQLREITNWKVPIMVKFTSGRVSDDVKIAAKAGADAIVVDGMQGGTGAGPDVVTEHSGVPTIAAIVEADEALKHINLREEVSLIAAGGIRNGADVAKAIALGADACYIATSALVSIGCRVCQMCYAGTCRKGIATQNPQLRRRLDYMEGGKRVARYIEAMTEEAVMLTQQAGNTDLLKLEKDDLRALTVESSAMTGVKMAGLEAPIRS, from the coding sequence ATGCCTTTTAAGATTGAAAGAAATCAGGAACTTTGCAAGAGAAACTTCGACCGTCCTGGTTGCTGCTGGTACCTCTGTGACAACCGTGATGAAAACCTGTGTCAGAACTGTTACTCCTGCTACAACAACTGTCCCCACGACGTGTACGAAATAGTGAATGATGAACCATTCCCATTACACCATGAAAACTGTGTGGGCTGCCGCATATGTGAAGAAATGTGCCCCAATCAAGCTATTGAGGTTAACGCTGTTCAAGAAGACCGGAGGAACGTGTGGAGTTTAACCGATCTGGTGGAAATCAACCGAAAATCAACCGAAGGATCCTACAAAGTTAGGGGCTGTGGTGCCACCAGGGTTATACCTACCTTCGACGACCTGGTAATAGTACCAGCACAGGTTTCCAGACCACCAATAGATAAGTACAGGGAACCATGCAACACCAGGGTAGTTCTGGGAAGCCGTTACGCTGAAAATCCATTGGTTATAGATACACCCATCATGATCGCTGCTATGAGTTTCGGAGCTCTCTCCAAGGAAGCCAAGATCGCCCTGGCAATGGGCTCCACCCTGGCTGGCACCGCCACCAATACCGGTGAAGGGGGAATGCTTCCAGAAGAACGCAAATACGCCAAAAAACTCATTGCCCAGTACGCTTCCGGTCGTTTCGGTGTCAGTGCCGATTACCTCAACAACTCCGATGCAGTGGAAATCAAAATAGGTCAGGGAGCAAAATCTGGTATGGGAGGACACCTCTTAGGAGAGAAGGTCACTGCCGAAGTCTCCAAAATCAGGATGATACCAGAAGGTACCGATGCCCTGAGCCCTGCCCGTCACATGGACATTGTGGGACCTGAAGATCTCTCAATGAAGATCAGCCAGCTTAGGGAAATCACCAACTGGAAAGTACCCATCATGGTGAAATTCACCAGCGGAAGGGTCAGTGATGATGTGAAAATCGCAGCCAAAGCTGGAGCAGACGCCATAGTGGTGGATGGTATGCAGGGAGGAACTGGAGCTGGACCCGATGTGGTCACTGAACACAGTGGAGTTCCCACCATAGCAGCCATAGTTGAAGCCGATGAAGCCTTAAAGCACATAAACTTAAGGGAAGAAGTAAGTCTAATTGCTGCTGGTGGTATAAGGAACGGTGCCGATGTTGCCAAAGCAATAGCTCTGGGAGCTGATGCCTGTTACATTGCAACCAGTGCACTGGTAAGTATTGGCTGCCGGGTCTGTCAGATGTGTTACGCTGGAACCTGCCGTAAGGGAATTGCCACCCAGAATCCTCAGCTGCGCCGTAGACTGGATTACATGGAAGGGGGTAAAAGAGTGGCCCGTTACATTGAAGCCATGACCGAAGAAGCAGTGATGCTAACACAGCAGGCCGGTAACACCGATCTTCTAAAATTAGAAAAGGATGATCTGCGAGCTCTAACCGTAGAGTCATCTGCCATGACCGGAGTGAAAATGGCCGGTTTAGAAGCACCAATAAGGAGTTAA
- a CDS encoding ammonium transporter: MDPILSSGDTAWMLISTALVILMTIPGVALFYGGLIRRENVLNTMFLSFITFSMVSVLWFIYGYNLAFGSDVMGVIGALTNPFFNGVVESNSLAALAPTIPTGLYAIFQMTFAAITVALISGAIVERMKFSAWLVFVPVWLTLVYLPVAHWMWGGGFLAQWGALDFAGGTVVHLSSGVAALALVLLLGARKNARLLPHHLGYSVIGTGLLWFGWFGFNAGSALGATNLAVSAMIVTNTSAGVGMLAWVLMDKLNTGKPTLLGALSGAIAGLAAITPAAGYVNVTSAIIIGFVASIISYYAVSHLKPLLGYDDALDVFGIHGVCGIVGTIAVGIFATPLINSAIKGGLIAGNAGQIGIQLLAIVIIGAYSFILTLVIAKVIDMTIGLRVEDDHEIQGLDLNQHEESGYRLS; this comes from the coding sequence ATGGATCCTATTCTTAGTAGTGGTGATACTGCCTGGATGTTAATATCCACTGCTCTGGTAATTCTTATGACAATACCGGGAGTGGCCCTATTTTACGGAGGGCTTATTCGCCGAGAAAACGTTTTAAACACAATGTTCCTTTCATTCATCACATTTTCAATGGTAAGTGTTCTCTGGTTTATATATGGATACAACTTGGCCTTTGGAAGCGATGTTATGGGAGTAATTGGTGCCCTGACCAACCCATTTTTCAATGGAGTTGTTGAATCAAACTCCCTGGCTGCCCTGGCACCCACCATTCCAACTGGACTATACGCCATATTCCAGATGACCTTTGCCGCCATAACCGTGGCCCTGATATCCGGGGCAATAGTGGAGCGTATGAAATTCTCCGCATGGCTGGTATTTGTTCCAGTATGGTTAACCCTAGTATACCTTCCAGTAGCCCACTGGATGTGGGGTGGAGGATTTTTAGCTCAGTGGGGTGCATTGGACTTTGCTGGAGGTACCGTGGTTCACTTAAGTTCAGGTGTAGCTGCTCTAGCACTGGTTCTGTTATTAGGAGCTCGTAAAAATGCTAGACTATTACCTCATCATCTTGGTTACTCTGTAATTGGTACAGGATTACTATGGTTCGGTTGGTTTGGATTTAACGCAGGTTCAGCATTGGGAGCTACAAATTTAGCAGTTTCCGCAATGATCGTTACCAACACCTCTGCAGGTGTAGGAATGCTGGCCTGGGTATTGATGGATAAACTGAACACTGGAAAACCAACATTATTAGGTGCTTTATCCGGAGCAATAGCCGGTTTAGCTGCAATAACACCAGCTGCCGGATATGTTAACGTTACATCTGCCATTATAATTGGTTTCGTTGCATCAATAATCTCTTACTACGCAGTTTCACACTTAAAACCACTCTTAGGCTATGATGATGCCTTAGATGTATTCGGGATACACGGTGTCTGCGGTATTGTTGGAACAATAGCTGTAGGTATCTTTGCAACACCTCTCATAAACAGTGCCATTAAAGGAGGGCTGATCGCAGGTAATGCCGGCCAAATTGGTATTCAACTCCTGGCCATAGTCATAATCGGGGCTTATTCATTCATATTAACCCTAGTTATTGCCAAAGTTATTGACATGACCATAGGATTGCGGGTTGAGGATGATCATGAAATCCAGGGACTGGACCTTAACCAACATGAGGAATCCGGTTACAGACTATCATAG
- a CDS encoding P-II family nitrogen regulator: MKRIITIIRPDKLEDVKQALEEIGCHGLTVKEVKGRGIQLGITESYRGTDYKVDLLPKTQLEIVAKTEDVDGIVDTIVKSAQTGCIGDGKIFISPVEEVIRIRTGERGDKAI, from the coding sequence ATGAAAAGAATCATAACTATCATCAGACCCGATAAACTAGAAGATGTTAAACAGGCTCTGGAAGAAATTGGTTGCCATGGGCTGACAGTTAAAGAAGTTAAAGGACGGGGAATACAGTTAGGAATTACTGAAAGTTACCGAGGCACTGACTACAAGGTAGATCTGCTCCCTAAAACTCAACTGGAAATTGTTGCCAAAACAGAGGATGTAGACGGGATCGTAGACACCATTGTCAAAAGCGCCCAGACTGGCTGCATAGGAGACGGGAAGATATTTATATCCCCAGTAGAAGAAGTAATACGAATCCGTACCGGAGAAAGGGGAGATAAAGCAATATAA
- a CDS encoding ammonium transporter, whose protein sequence is MDPVLNSGDTAWMLISTALVLLMTVPGVALFYGGLAKKVNVLNTMFMSLIAFSITSIIWVLYGYQFAFGADMLGGLIGNPANLLFSGIGVDQLSTLAPTIPETVYVAFQMTFAAITLALISGAVVGRMKFSSWIVFSIAWISLVYVPIAHWVWGGGFLAQLGALDFAGGTVVHLNSGVAALALALLLGKRKDTKLLPHQLGYSVIGAALLWFGWFGFNAGSALSAGGLAGQAFINTNTATAAAMVSWVIIDYLKTGKPTLLGAISGAIAGLVAITPAAGFVTLPGALIIGLITSVVSYLAISYLKPKLGYDDALDVFGIHGMSGLWGALATGLFAAPFINSLGTGVFYGNPGQIVTQIIAIAVVGVYSFVVTLIIGKIIDITMGLRVDEKEEIEGLDISLHEETGYRI, encoded by the coding sequence ATGGACCCTGTTTTAAATAGTGGTGACACCGCCTGGATGCTCATATCCACTGCACTGGTACTGCTCATGACCGTGCCTGGAGTAGCTCTTTTCTACGGTGGTCTTGCCAAGAAAGTAAATGTATTAAACACAATGTTCATGTCCCTTATTGCATTCTCCATAACCAGTATTATCTGGGTATTATATGGTTACCAGTTCGCATTTGGGGCAGATATGTTGGGAGGGCTAATTGGAAACCCCGCAAATCTTCTATTCAGTGGAATAGGAGTGGACCAGTTATCCACACTCGCCCCAACCATACCTGAAACTGTCTATGTTGCTTTCCAGATGACTTTTGCCGCAATTACGCTGGCTCTGATATCTGGAGCAGTAGTGGGAAGAATGAAATTCTCTTCATGGATAGTATTCTCCATTGCCTGGATATCTCTGGTATACGTACCTATAGCCCACTGGGTATGGGGTGGAGGATTCTTAGCCCAATTAGGTGCACTGGACTTCGCCGGTGGTACCGTTGTACACTTAAACTCAGGTGTAGCAGCACTGGCTCTAGCTCTGTTACTCGGTAAAAGGAAAGACACTAAATTACTCCCACACCAGCTCGGTTACTCCGTTATCGGTGCCGCATTATTATGGTTCGGCTGGTTTGGATTCAACGCAGGTTCAGCCCTAAGTGCTGGTGGACTGGCAGGTCAAGCTTTCATCAACACCAACACCGCCACTGCCGCAGCAATGGTCTCCTGGGTAATAATCGACTACTTAAAAACTGGTAAACCAACATTACTGGGTGCAATATCTGGTGCAATCGCAGGATTAGTTGCAATAACACCAGCAGCAGGTTTCGTAACATTACCGGGCGCCCTTATTATTGGTCTGATAACCAGTGTAGTTTCATACTTAGCCATAAGCTACCTGAAACCAAAACTGGGTTACGACGATGCCCTTGATGTATTTGGTATACACGGTATGTCTGGTTTATGGGGTGCACTGGCCACAGGTTTATTCGCAGCACCATTCATCAACTCCCTGGGAACCGGAGTATTCTACGGTAACCCTGGACAAATTGTGACTCAAATTATTGCAATTGCAGTAGTAGGAGTTTACAGCTTCGTTGTCACCCTGATAATAGGTAAAATCATTGACATTACCATGGGACTGCGCGTGGATGAAAAAGAAGAAATCGAAGGACTGGACATTTCTCTACACGAAGAAACCGGTTACAGGATTTAA
- a CDS encoding P-II family nitrogen regulator: MKEIVAIIRPTKLDEVKDALETIGCNGITVTEVKGRGRQLGITESYRGSDYRIDMLPKTRLEIIVADEDADSVVKTIVETAQTGDIGDGKIFISSVEDVVRIRTGERGEEAV, translated from the coding sequence ATGAAAGAAATAGTGGCCATTATCCGACCGACCAAATTAGACGAAGTTAAAGATGCCCTTGAAACAATAGGATGCAACGGAATCACTGTGACCGAAGTAAAAGGTCGTGGAAGACAACTAGGCATCACTGAAAGTTACAGGGGAAGTGATTATCGGATCGACATGCTACCCAAAACCCGTCTGGAAATCATCGTAGCAGATGAGGATGCAGACAGTGTTGTTAAAACCATAGTTGAAACAGCACAAACCGGGGATATTGGAGATGGAAAAATATTCATCTCATCTGTAGAAGATGTTGTCCGTATCAGAACAGGAGAAAGGGGAGAAGAAGCAGTTTAA